Proteins from one Muntiacus reevesi chromosome X, mMunRee1.1, whole genome shotgun sequence genomic window:
- the LOC136153571 gene encoding heat shock transcription factor, X-linked member 3-like, whose product MASQSSHEAQAALLAPSTDGEPSAGDPRDSSPDPNVDSGEALEKQGDQPESPDPGLHDNLPPQGLNPEMANENEINASFGLSFPRKLWRIMEDATFTSVHWNDKGDMVVIEADLFQMEVLQRRGVDQICETDSIKSFIRELNLYGFRKIRSSGRSERRKKLMIYRNSNFQRDKPLLLQNIQRKGNPRTTSQPATGTTETPKRKKRVMASRHSPRLHHNEFTQEVGNKVQKGMPTACRTPSQCSFVFSDLWSMGSVASQAGGNHLPSEQGGPSGESPSNSATSVSPATVGRDSPGELPESPPVYPDSESVMTLYNTCYSSLMAGLLFMAPDEAPESEEEQGDSSDHKCTLCEQAKKKPNP is encoded by the exons ATGGCTAGTCAGAGTTCCCATGAGGCACAGGCAGCGCTGCTGGCCCCATCTACTGATGGGGAGCCCTCAGCAGGGGACCCCCGTGATTCCTCCCCAGATCCAAATGTGGATTCAGGGGAGGCTTTGGAAAAGCAGGGTGACCAACCTGAGAGCCCAGATCCAGGCCTCCATGACAATCTGCCCCCACAGGGCCTGAACCCAGAAATGGCCAACGAGAATGAGATCAACGCCAGCTTTGGGCTGTCCTTTCCCAGGAAGCTCTGGAGGATCATGGAGGATGCGACCTTCACCTCTGTGCACTGGAATGATAAGGGAGACATGGTGGTCATCGAGGCAGATCTCTTCCAGATGGAGGTCCTCCAGCGCCGAGGTGTCGATCAGATCTGCGAGACAGACAGCATAAAGAGCTTCATTCGTGAACTGAACCTGTACGGGTTCAGAAAAATTCGCTCTTCAGGTCgctctgaaagaagaaagaagttgaTG atctatCGCAACTCCAATTTTCAGAGAGACAAGCCTCTACTCCTGCAGAACATACAGAGGAAAGGCAACCCCAGAACAACTTCTCAACCTGCCACTGGAACAACAGagaccccaaagagaaagaagcgaGTGATGGCGAGCAGACACTCTCCCCGACTCCACCACAACGAGTTCACCCAAGAGGTTGGCAACAAAGTCCAGAAGGGAATGCCCACTGCTTGCAGAACCCCCAGCCAGTGCTCATTTGTGTTTTCTGACCTTTGGTCTATGGGtagtgtagccagccaggctgggGGAAACCATCTCCCCAGTGAGCAGGGTGGCCCCAGTGGAGAAAGCCCATCCAACAGTGCCACATCTGTGTCCCCAGCTACTGTTGGAAGGGACAGCCCAGGGGAACTGCCTGAGAGCCCCCCAGTGTACCCAGATAGTGAATCGGTGATGACTTTGTACAACACTTGTTACTCCAGCCTGATGGCGGGCCTTTTATTCATGGCCCCAGATGAGGCCCCTGAgtcagaggaggagcagggagatTCCTCAGATCATAAGTGCACCCTCTGCGAGCAGGCCAAGAAAAAGCCCAATCCCTGA